A window of Magnolia sinica isolate HGM2019 chromosome 13, MsV1, whole genome shotgun sequence genomic DNA:
ACTGAAACTGCAGTCACCGATGCCTCCCTCTCGGGGAAAAGATCGCCTGACAGCCTACAAACAGCGATCACCGAATTCAAAACCGAAAGAGGAATCTGTGGGATTGCTGCTCTAACAAACCCAATTTTCCAATCCTCCCATGTGATCTTCACGACATGGATCTTAGCGGGTCCGAATTTGAGATCCTTAATAATTGAAGGGTCCCGAATGAAGCACAGCAACAACCCCAAAAGAAAGACCAGAAGTGCCGCTGGGATCATCGAACAAACACGTAGTCTACGGTGATTACGACGTGGCCGATCCAACGACGTGGCGAGTTGGGATTCCGATACAGACTCTTCTTTGCCGGATCCCGTGATGAGGACGACGAAGAGGAGTGCAGAAAGGGCGAGCACGAGGCCGTCGAGGCCGAGCCAGGGTCGCGCCGTGCCTGACTTCCCAGTCGAAAAGTTCTGATTGTATCGGATGTACTTAATTGCAGAGAAGGCGAAGGAGAGGCCCTGGGAGAGCTGGACCCCACGAACAACAGGGAGCGGgatatacttgtataggaaggacATGAGGCGAGTAGCACCGAGGATGAAGAGGATGGAAGCCGTACAGATACCAGCGGCCATGATTTGGGGGACGGTGAGGTGGGCTTGGGATTCGGAGATGGCGACGGCGGCGATGGATTTCATCGGCTGGACAGGCATCGGGATGCCGAAGAGAAAGCCGGTGATGATATTGTAGAGAGCGGTGAAGATGAGGGTTGTGGAGAGGTCGAGGTGGTTGACGAGGCAGAGGGCCAGGACGATGGGGATGTAGGTGCCCAGATCACCGACGGATCCACCAAGCTCCGACCAGATGGTGGTCTTGAGGTTGAAGCCGGTGGGCCATCTGATGATGGAGGAGATGTGGTGGGGCCAACGGCGAGGTAGGAGTGGAGTCGTTGATTCCGGTGGGGATTCCATGTGGAGAGAGTGTCTGTGAGAAGATTTGCCGGAGAGGAGGATTTTTTAAAGAGAGGGAAGGATGACTCTTGGAGCTGCGAAGAGAGGTAGACGCCAAGAGGGTAAAACCCGAAAACTCCTTGGTGGTGTTACCCTTGCCGTGTGGGCCCATctgaatgagatttatatttatcgatgccgtccatccgtttttccagatcatcttaGGACATTTTGCCAAAACGTTAGatgatccaaatctgaggtgaaTCACACCATTAGAAACTGTGGTGAATGGCAATTGGAATCTTTATGTGggtcacaaagttttggatcaatctgatatttatattttcccttcatccaggtctgtttgactatatgaacgggttggattgaaCATAAACACTACATTATGTATtattgtgggccttagaaagtttttaacggtgagtttcaatcaccactatttcatataagtgtggtccaactgagatttcgatcttattaatttttgggcccactctcgaaaattatttggaaaaacagatggacagtgtggatatacaacacgttaCTAAATATAGGTCCCAAAGCAAGGGTAAGTGTTACCTGGTAACACCAATCCGTGCCATTAAAAAGAgctgggcgcggattaggtgataCCCCGCCCGTTCGGACCTAGGGGAGGCGGAGGCTCCGAGAGgcactgaggggccaccgtaatatataaattttatccacaccgttcattcattttttcgtatcattttaaattaaaacttcaaaatatCTACTATCCAAGGCTTAAATGGATCACACAATGGGGGTTAAATTCCTACCGTTTAAAAATTCTTAGGCATTATGGAAGTTtttaatcaagatgatatttaatttttttcaattcCCCACGTCTATtagaccatatcaacaggttggatgtcaaataaaaaaaacacgttggaccctaagaaggtttcaatggtggacatccttAGCAGCGctaattcctgtggtgtggttcatttgagaatTGAATCTACCTTATGTTTGGtccaatattctaaaatgatatgaaaaattagatggacagtgtgaatataattcatacatcacagtggactcttAATGAccctcggagcctccgcctgtcccgaccCCAAACAGCAAGGGTattacctaatccgcgccccaaaGAGCGGGCGCGGCGGCCCGCGGATTGGCCAGTGACGCTGCCAGTACCCACTCTATTACTCGTCCGCATTCTAtgtgctccaccatgatgtgtctgtttcatccacgccgtccatatatttttataaatcatctCATGATATTAGCCTAAAAATTGAGGtacatctaaatctcaagtggaccacatcacaggaaccgtcttgattgaacgcccaccattaaaaacttcccagggtaTAAAACTTTtgcattaagctgatatttgcttttttttaAATCCTTTTCATCCTgtttgtatgaccaaatcaacaagttggatgtcaaataaatattacagtgggctggTTTTTAATGGCGGACACTCAATCGCTatatttatatctgtcttatttttcggatcaggccttaaaatgatttctaagaatagacggacggcatggataaaatacatatatcatggtggacgcACAGAGTACTGACCAGTAGCCACTGACTGCCGGATGTGTCACTGGCCAAACGGCATCCGAGCTAAGATGAATTTTTGACTGATAAGCCTTAACAGTCGTTACATGTGTTGCAACTGTTGATCGGATGGGACAAAAGTTGGATGGCCAAGATCTTCCAATGTTGGAGAATTTGGGACATTTCATAAACAGAGTGATGAGGCTGATCATCCCATATTATCCTAAAAAAAACAAATGGTCGCGATTGGTCGACTGCTTTCTTGGCCAATCCAGGCCGTGAAAATCGCAGACATCCTTGTGAATGGAGATGGCCCACAAGGTCTATATAAACCGTTGAAAATGAAATATCCAAGGGCAATTAAAATGTTAACATGGCCCGGTATGATTGTTGGGGTATATGCTTCATGGAGTGGGCCCTACTATTCTGACTTTCAACGGTCTAAATTTGGCAAACGTACAATCTACCTTAGCCACACACgtcgtaacacctaatccgcttccgtcACAACCTTGTTCCACTGACGGTAGTATCTATGATTGGTGCGAACATCCGTCATTTTTCAGACAGATAAAATATCTTCCAACGGGATTCGAGGGACGAAGAAGTCGAGTAAGGGCtgcagattgcctactgagtaaactctgtgggcctatttgatttatgtattttatctaatcaGCCCTCCTATTTTACCAAAAAACTTAAAAAGCAAAGCCacggaggttttggatcaagcttattttagtGTTTTCCAAACACCAATGTTTGTGTGTtcttattttccattcatccatgtccgtgaGATCTTAtgaatgtttgtgtgatcttttttttaccttcttcaatgtctatgtgatcttatgaacaggttgaacaACAAATAAACATCGTTTTTCCTactataaaaatgaaataaaaatatggGTAGACAATGTAGATAAAGTACATGTATTCATGCCTCAATTAAtttatcttagtttttacttattaagtCAAGTGATTGAGTACATTTAAATAAGAAAGTTATTAAATCTAActtacttatttcaaataagttatttatcaGACTGTTGTaattagaaaaagtaacttatttggtggtacgCAAATGACACGCAGAAGGGACTCTAATTCGGTAATGACCCCTCAACTACTGATATCAGTGCATGAAAAGCTTTGTGGGTtgtaccatgatatatgtattttatcttaagtcatctatctattttttctaACTCATTCTATGGCAGATTTAGAtcttaggcggaccacaccataaaaaatggtggtgattgaacacttaccattaaaaatgtattgggtcacggaagttttaggttaagcttatattTCTAGTTTCCCGTCATCCGGGTCCATCTAACTTAATCAACGGGTCAAATGGctaataaccattacagtgggccctaggaaatttttaatggtgtccaatcaccactgtttcctatactgtggtccacctgatatctgaATCTACCTCGTTTTTTGAAGCATGTCCTGAAGGAACAATGGATGGaaaacgtggatgaaacacatacatcaaggtggggctcacatagctttTCTAGAACTAAGCTAGAGGGATTACTACCCAATCCGATCCTTCGACACTCgttaccatccaaattgtgaggtGACAGTGAACTGAGCAAATCAAACTCaaaaagcaatcctaaccatctaattgatgGCTATTAAATGGATTGTCAAAAGTAAAATGGCGATTACTCCAAATTCTAACCGCAGAATAATATGGTTAATATCATCTTACCGGTAAACAGTTCTACTTCATTCGCATTTGAGCCAGCGATTTGTGCTCGGTTTatagtcaccactattttttaaaatggtggtgaacgaGTAGCCTAATCCATTGCCAAAGTCGCTCCGCGTTGGAGAAAAGGGTCCAAAAACTGAAAAACTCTGATGCTCAGATAGTGACTATGCTTGATACACTGGCACAGAGAAATTATGCACATGCCTCGTAAGTGAACCAAATTAAACCGTCAGAATCGTGGGCTAAATTCAGGTGGATGGTAAACCAAAAATTGTATTGATACTGTCTTCTAACTGGGGCGATTGATAGGCATCTGATGGGCGGTCAGAATAAAAATTAATCATGATCCAAGTTTGCAATTGATCAAATGATCTGATTTTGAGTTAGGACCTATACATGAAGGGtcccattatttggaccgtttaaCATGGAGTAATACTCCAGCTGTAGAATTTAACCATCGCACTCTGTGAGAGTCTAGCACATAATTGagaaataataatactaataagaaTCAGACAAAGACTAAAAActaaaagacaaaaaagaaaatcCGTATCTTTGAGTACAATAGAATATTCTGTTTTTCTGCGGACCACCTGGGCGATGGTGTGCGCGGAGGTTGCTAATATAATGAAAGCTGATTgcgtacgctcttatcatactgagtaaactcagttgggcccaccttcaatgtatgtggtctatctacgccgtctatccatttttccatatattttaagaggttgagcccaaaatttaagcatatccaatgatcaaatggatcataccaaaattgaagcatatccaacgatcaagtggatcataccacacgaAATATTGGGTATgattatttccaccgtcaaaaCCTTGCTAGgaaccacagtgatgtttatttgtcatccaacctgttcataggaccatacagatgaatggaaaacaaaaatataagtttgatccaaaactttcgtgccccagaaattttcaacagtagaagttcaattcaactgatttcacgtggtgtggccatTTAAACCTTTTAtatcttcattttttggctcaagccctaaaattatttgggaaaatggatggacggagcggataaaatacataaaccatggtggacctcacagagtttactcagtacaacaAGCGTAGTGAGTACTGTATGTGATTTATTTTCAAGCCGTCAATCCGTCTTTTCCGGGCATGAGTCTAAAAGTGAAATAGATCCTACGGCCAATGGAACCAAATCACAaggataatgatgattgaacgcctaccgttaaaaatttatcaGGGCCagcaaaagttatggatcaagggtatttgtgttttcccttcatcccgcaGGTTAGATaacagataaacattacggttgGCCCTTAAGGTTTCAATCGCTGTTTCCGTGGACCACTCAAGCttcggatcttcttcatttttggattcattccGTGGAgggggaaaacggatggatggcgtggatataaaacatatacatcacgacatcaaaacatcaaaatggatgggcagcatggatataaaacacataaatcacaacaTCAAcgcaccaaaatggatggacaatgtggatataaaacacatacatcatgacatCAACGCACCACCTCTGGGTAGGGTTGAAAGTTGAGTGGGTTCAACCCAACTGACCTGTGAccaacccaacattgggttgggtttggatacgatgtattgggtttggtcttgaTCTAAGGCTATATTGAGATCTTAAGCTGTTCAACCCAACTTAAACCCGATCAATACATAAgtcacttataaattataattgagtgtggattgtctgtgttgaaggcataaaAATTTCGAGTGCCATCAGGTCTCATTGGTCTATGCCATTTTTGATAACTCAGGCTAACAAGATATGCAgacttctctctcccaaatagattgagtGCCATACAACACCACTTTAAAGGAATAGTTAttatatattttagcttgtttgtcaaTCGCCACTTTTTCATTTGATATTGTCCTCGAtagatttgggtctgcttcattttttgggatcataccctaaaatgatttagaaaaatagatggacagcttgggcatagaatagaatacacacatcacggtggcccaacgATAATGGCCTCAGGCGAGactggggccgcacctaatccgctccccaccaTAGATGGACAGTGTCCCTGTTTGGAAGATCGTAGCCACTAAGATTTTGACCTTTTTCAGTTGGACGTGGACCAATCTCTTTACTACCATCTCATCTTTTTGTAGGAGATTCCAGCATTGGGTGGAGGAGATTGTAAAGATAAAAGGGGATCATCCACGTATCCTTTGTTCAGTTGGATGGAGGAGATTATAGAGAAAAGGCTGGAAATGAAATCAACTTTTCGTCCGTATGAGAAAAAGATAAACACTCTAGAAACCAGTTTCCATTCGAGCATCGTTCCTTTACAAATAACCATTTTTCTATAAAGCACCGATCCAGGATCATTGACGTACGGCTGAGATTTAAACACGCTATGTAAAAGTATCTTCATCCAAGAAAACTATATAAAGGTGATGTTTACGGCATGCTTGTATTTTTCAACTCGAACGTAAGCACTTACGGAAGCTGATTGCGTCCTATCCCTGCAAGGACGAACTCGGTACTGTcgggggatctgtggggcccaccatgatgtatgcgttttatccacgccttccatccattttaacagatcattttagggcatgaacccaaaaaggaggcagatgcAAGGCTCAAATGGTCCTCACCACAGGACgaggtggtgataatgacactgccgttgaaaccttcctagggcccaccgtgatgtttatttgccatccaacctgggtcacatagacttggacgAAGGAAAGCAAAAACATCTGCTTTATAAAGagcttgtgggccccaagaagttttcaacagttggCGTcaatccactgtttcttgtgttgtgtggtccatttgagctttgcatctgcctcgtttttatgatcatgtcctaatatgatctggaaaaacggatggacggcatggataaaacacatacattacagtgggccccacggtgctCCTGCTAGGACCGAGTCTATCCGGGCAagggttggacgcaatccgcgtccagcacTAACACCCGGACCCGACTTttcaagttatttgatactcgctTGCACATGATATTTGATACGCATACACTAAGAAAGTATACATGTGTTGTACATCAAATCAATTTAAACTAGTTAAATTGTGGAAACCAGTGTCCTTAAGTcacaatatcaaaatcaaaaggtTTAAATAATCTTAGCCTTTGATTTATGGAAACTCGTTCATTGAAAAAGGACTACCGGTGTTGCAATTTTgactgtccaataaatatccaacaATCCGATAGCCAAATAATCCaataatcttaatttttattCATAACACATGTAAATAAGAAGCtaaaatttggaaagtttaatccGAATTTTATTACAATTAGTTCatttaaaattaatttctaagtgccttgTTTCATCCATCTCACTCTTCCATAGCATCAAAGTTTTCCTATTTTCACTTTTCTCTGGTCCCATCACATACAGCTTTCCTCTTTTCACTTTTCTCTAGTCCGATCACGTGCCAGAGACACTCATAAGCACCAATATTTTGCGTGTAACAAGCTCGAAAAACGAGAGTTTGATTGCATGGCTTTGGAAGATCAAGGTTTGTTTGGATTGACCTCGACGATTAATAGTCATGGGTTTGTATGGATTGATCTCAATGATTAACAGTGAAGTCGGATTGAACAGATTTTGATATTTAATCAATGGCCAAAGTGGATATATCTTGAAGATGAATAGTCTATTACACTGATAAAATCAACAGTCAAATTATACATATGGAAAACAGGAATGAATTGATTGGATTGATCTTGAAAATGAACGGTTTGGTTGGACTGATCTTGAAGATTAATGGTTAGACCGGACCAAGCTAAAAAAGGAACGGTCAATTAGCTTAGTCTTAAATATCAATAACCTTATTGGGTCAAGAGACACCAAAAAACATTGAAAAACATCAACAAATAATAAGAAACACCGACAATGTTGTATgacattttttaatttaaaattctttTTGTATATATTTTTCATTCACTGTAAACATTTGTAAATAATATATAATGGAGGAGAAAGATAGCAAGTAACCCCATGATTAATGTGATACTAATTATAAGATTAATTAGAATTCAAGCActataaatttgaatttgaatggaTCAAGAGGTATGTTCAATTATAGAAAATTCAACACGcaccctcaagttggagcatgtaTGTTAAACATGCTCAACTTGCtaattagaaaatgaaaatggtTCCACCCCAATGCTTCGGTAAAAAGGTCAGCAAACTGGTCAAATGTGTGAAGATATGCAGTTTTAATAAGTTCATATTGTATCTTTTCACAAACTAGATGACAATCTTAATGAACTATTATTGCCTCATCACTACTACTATAACATCTCTCTCAAAGACGCTCATCCCTTGTCTAATTTCTTAACTTATAATCAGTTATCATCCTATCACAGTGCATTTGTTATAGCTATTAGTTCTCATTCCACACTTACCTCCTTTACCACCGCTATGAAGTCACCTCAATGGCGAGATGCTATGGCTGTAAAGATATGTGCTCTTGAAGATAACAAGACTTGGTCTCTAACTCCATTACCACCCGGCAAAAAGTAACTATAAATGGGTTTACAAGATCAAACACAAACCTGATGGGTCCATCGAGTGTTACAAGGCATGAGTTGTCGCAAAGTGTTATACACAAACAAAAGGATTGGATCATCATGGAACTTTTGCCCTTGTGGAAAAATTAGTAATTGTACGCTGCCTTCTTGTCATCGCCTCCATTCCAAAGTGACCCATATCTCAACTAGATGTCAAAATGCTTTCCTACGATGATTTGAAAGAGGAAGTCTGCATGAAGATTCCCCTCGCCTTTgttaaacaaaaaaaagaaggttgTTTGTTGACTTCATAAGTTACTTTATGGCCTAAAACAAGCTTCAAGAAACTGGTTTTCTAAGCTTTCCTCTGCCCTGATAGCCACCGGCTTTATCTAGTCAAAAGCATGCTACTTTCTCCTCTCCAAAATATTTAAAGATCCATGCGTACATATAttggtttatgttgatgacatcctCATAATTGAAAA
This region includes:
- the LOC131223283 gene encoding molybdate transporter 2, with protein sequence MESPPESTTPLLPRRWPHHISSIIRWPTGFNLKTTIWSELGGSVGDLGTYIPIVLALCLVNHLDLSTTLIFTALYNIITGFLFGIPMPVQPMKSIAAVAISESQAHLTVPQIMAAGICTASILFILGATRLMSFLYKYIPLPVVRGVQLSQGLSFAFSAIKYIRYNQNFSTGKSGTARPWLGLDGLVLALSALLFVVLITGSGKEESVSESQLATSLDRPRRNHRRLRVCSMIPAALLVFLLGLLLCFIRDPSIIKDLKFGPAKIHVVKITWEDWKIGFVRAAIPQIPLSVLNSVIAVCRLSGDLFPEREASVTAVSVSVGIMNLVGCWFGAMPVCHGAGGLAGQYRFGGRSGASVLFLGLAKLVLGLVFGNSFVRILGQFPIGILGVLLLFSGIELAMASRDMNSKEESFVMLVCAAVSLTGSSAALGFGCGIVLFVLLKLREIDCSSGLFSSNLFRSKSANDAETSFGSQRPS